A region of the Salmo trutta chromosome 40, fSalTru1.1, whole genome shotgun sequence genome:
AACGATACAATCAGGGTTTTAGGACAATTTCAACAGTTATAATATGAAACAGTTTTAAAATAACTGAGACTCTCCATCCTCTACTACTCTACTCCAGCTCTCACACTCTTTCCCAGATCTTACACTCATTAAGAAGATATCATCATTCTTGTTGACTGCCCAGCACCCAAACGGTCCGCAGCTGTAGTACTTCACAGCTCCTGGCAATCCTGTCCATGGAAGGGGTGAGCCTGGACCCTTGTAGCCAACTGTGGCACTACTTGGCAGACAGAATGGAGTATCGTCCATGTTAGCCCCCACAACAAACTGGTCACCTCCAGCATCCAACTGTTTCAGAAGGCCTGAAgaccacaaagacagacagacggaagGACAAGCAAACAAGGAGCACATATCTGTGAGTACTGCCGAATTCCCTACAAGTTACAATTTAAAACATCAATTGCTTTTTCAACAGCCTGATGGCTGATGGCTGTCCTCTGGATAAATAATGAGTAATGCTCTCCACTTACCTGCAGCTTGCACCCAGTTACCGGCCACATACTTGTAGATTGCATAGTCCTTGTTGACACCCCAGATCCCTGCTGGTCCTACAGTGATATGCTTCAGGTAACCAGGCATGCGGATCCATTCATCACCTACCAGGTAGTAGGGGATTTGACTTGTGTCCGTTGCAACCACTTGCCCCAGTCCTGCATCGATCTGCATCAGATTCTTGATGTTTACTACCTCCCGACAGTCCCATGCTATGGAGACAAAGACATATGAGTAGAGTACACCAAGAAAAAGGAGGATGACATTATGGAGCAAACTTCATCAACTCCAAGTTGATCAAGCATGTTTCAGATGATGGTAACTTACCATGACTGATGGTCAGGAGACAGAGGACCAATAGGACGGCTGCAGTGGCTCTCATGTCTCTGTAGATCTACAGTAAAAGTTTGGTTGTACACCAGACTTCAATTGTCCCCTTGGAAGACTTTGTGCTTTTATAGCCCTGCACACAGCTGTCAGCAATGATTACTTCCTGTTCCACCTGTTTACCGAAGACTTGATGGTGTCCggtgtctgggagagaggagagttcCTTTGTTCTTCTCAAGTTTTCTCTGTATTTTGAaatacagtgcctatagaaagtccACACCCACCTTGGATTTCTTCAAATTGTATTCACAAAGTGGGATCAAAACGGATATAATAGCAATATAATAGCAATTTTATTGTCaaccatctacacaaaatactctgtagtgtcaaagtgaaagaaaactgATATACTTTTAAATTAATGCAAAATAAAACACAAGTGTACCTCGATTATATAAGTTTTCACCCCCCTGAGATGGAGATGGAAGTGTTATTTTTACTGTACTTTTTGGTACCTTTTTGAATAATGTATTGTATGGTTGTATTTTACATGTCTGCTGGACTTACCAACAAACAGGAGCAGAGCTTTCGTAAGCTTTTCAAATAAACTTTTGTCCAGGTTCTAAACGTGTCCAGGTTCTAAAACACTGGACCAGTGGGTATCTGGATGTCGTGGCGGTCCACAGTGGTTCTTCctgttcaccttacagtgaaatgcttacttacaagcccttaaccaacaaactagttgaaataaagtaaaaaataaagtaaaaaataaaaataactaataattaaagagtagcagtaaaataacagtagtgaggctatatagagggggtaccggtacatagtcaatatgtagcacaggttagtcgaggtaattgaggtggcagtctgacggatgaatatgggtttggcgatgccaggagagcgctacctgcccgaatgcatattgccaactataaagtttggtggaggagaaataatggtctgggggtgGTTTTCGTGGTTTGGGTTTGGCCCCACTAGGTCATATAGTTTATGTAAAGGTGTTGTGGATCATGGCTAGACTGCAATTTGCAAGTGTTGCCATAGATTGTCAAGCAGACTTaactcaaaactgtaacttggccactcaggaacattcactgtcttcttggtaaccaACCAATGTAGATGTCTCTTAGTGTTGTCTTAGTgccgcccccggcaagatgcctccctgggcggctgcccatgtcgcctatacctaaatccgccactgtatgtatgggggacagaggaagggtcaacccctattatttcacacagagtgagtccatataacttatgtgatttgttaagccacattttactTTTGAACTACTTACGCAACAACTATATGTTAGTTCATTAAttgttattcatttgtaaaacatttcacattagttttttttactttgacattatggagtattcatggagtattttgtgtagataaatgacaaaaacaatacaattacatatttttcaatcccactttgtaacacaacaaaatggaggTGTAGACTTTCTTTAGGCCTGTACGTTTGCTGTGTCAACCTACAGAATTGAAGTGTGGAGTATTCACATGCATAAAGATGGCTGCCTCCTCTGCTGAGAAAAACAGCCTAGACCAGGACGAGACTGTTGACgatgctggtgaccagccttcactGTGTTTCCGTGGTCTCGTTGTTGTGTTTTTGTGATGACCAGACTTCAGTGTGTTTTTGATGGTGACCAAAATAAGCCAGTCACCAGAATCAAGTCACGTCATGCTAGCTTGAAAAGGGATGTTTAATTCCTAtcagaatccagccagagtggggatatcAACAATTTGGAACTTTTCTTCTCACACAATATGCAtccagaatgactgccagggttagaaATAATACTAAATACGACTACCCAAACTGTTGGACGtggtcagaccagcttgaccagctTCGTCACCAGTATAACAGCATCACCATTATAAGCTTGCATTTTTCCAAAATCCAGTGAAGGTTTGTCACCTGTGTCGAAAACACAGTGAATGAAGGCTTGTCACCATTGTCCAAAATACACTGAAGGCTTGTCACTAGCAAAACCAGCTACACCATGCTAGTCAGACCAGCTAGAACATGATGTCTACCACCTGCTGTCTACCACCTGGCTCTTGATGATAGTGTTCTGAGCGGTATGGGGTTAATGCCTGAAATCTATACACATATCTTTAGTGTTTGTCACATTCAGTTGTAAGAATAAACTGTTACATCAATGTACAAAATCATCAGCAGTTTTAACTGCATGAAGGACTATTACTGAGTCGTCCACAAACAACAGGTTGAGTTGGTtctcatacactcttagaaaaaaaggtgagatctagaaccgaaaagggttcttcagctgtccccataggaaaatcctttgaagaaccctttttggttccaggaagaacccttttgggaggTCCTACATGGAGCCCAAAagagttctatctggaaccattAAGGGTTCTACTTTAAATCAAATAgttattctatggggacagccaaacaacccttttggaacccttttttctaagagtgtagtggcTACGACAGAATATGCAGGATATATTGGAGTGGCGAGAGGAAGTCCCAGAGGTGAGCCTGTTGATGATGCCAGCTCCCCTGACAGGCACCCATTTACCCTCAACCTCTGGCTTCTGATGGTAAAAAAGTCAAGTATCCAGCCCACTAGATGAGTCCACACCtacaagtgaaagtcacccagttaaATAGCCCTTGAGAAATAGTCTAAATATACTatacaggtggtaagggtaggtaacaacacatccgccacgctgatcctcaacacgggggcccctcaagggtgcgtgctcagttccctcctctactccctgttcactcatgactgcatggccgggcacaactccaacaccatcatcaagtttcctcaaaaggttctacagctgcaccatcgagagcatcctgactggttgcatcactgcctggtatggcaactgctcagcctccgaccgcaagacactacagagggtagtgcgcacggcccagtacatcacgggaccaagcttcctgccatccagcacctgtataccaggcggtgtcagaggaagaccctaaaaattgtcaaagactccagccaccctcgtcatagactgttctctctgctaccgcatggcaagcggtaccggagcgccaagtaaaaggtccaaaaggcttcttaacagcttctacccccaagccataagactcctgaacagctaatcaaagggctacccaggcccctcttttacgctgctgctactctctgtttattatctatgcattgctactttaactctacctacatgtacatattacctcaactaaccggtgcccccgcacgttgactctgtaccagtaccccctgtatgtagcctcgctattgttattttactgctgctgtttaattatttgttacttttattttctatttttttacttaacacatttTTTCTTTAAAATTCTGAAATCATTACTGGTAAacggcttgtaagcaagcatttcactgtaaggtctacacctgttgtattctgcgcatttgacaaatatgatttgatttcatttgaaatttccaaactacagtgccttcagaaagtattcagaccccttgattttctccacattttgttaggttacagccttattctaaaatggattaagtaaatAAAAATTAtttgcaatctacacacaataa
Encoded here:
- the LOC115180051 gene encoding fish-egg lectin-like codes for the protein MRATAAVLLVLCLLTISHAWDCREVVNIKNLMQIDAGLGQVVATDTSQIPYYLVGDEWIRMPGYLKHITVGPAGIWGVNKDYAIYKYVAGNWVQAAGLLKQLDAGGDQFVVGANMDDTPFCLPSSATVGYKGPGSPLPWTGLPGAVKYYSCGPFGCWAVNKNDDIFLMSLNQDCQNKGWSPIDGKLSMIEVATDGSVFGVNSAGSVYTRDGITASKPEGTGWSNIPMCMLMGHVTYDLGHLWVVSKSAVTMVCTQ